Proteins encoded within one genomic window of Coprococcus phoceensis:
- a CDS encoding ABC transporter permease, producing the protein MKNKKVGIFRWIWYAVLGFLIVGYILMPFFQTVLQAVQTEDGYSLQVFGQFFSNPNQRKVIGNTVVLGVLSVFTCGVIGIMLAMYMTFLVGKWKKVIHILLLSPMMIPGVITVISFIQLYGESGILTKAVQYALHLEKIPYEFQGLGAIVFVITYTQYVYFYLNVYVALKYVDNSGIEAARSMGASWWKIFRDVIWPVITPAVLSSAIVTFASGISAFSAPNLIGGGYKVLSTQIVRSKANNHMEMASVQVIVLFLISLAVMMTIQYFGKRYRGQSTERSTPIQAGKGRRSVLSIVSRLIVFLQIVFIILPIVTIVYLSFTETSSIMQEIFPHAFTLENYRVIFEKPRVLKPLLNSLKMSAIAVAVGLLITVPSSYMLVKYKNKFHTFLKVLLLLPWTMPASVVAINLINAFGQETIFAFGQSLIGGFAILPIAYTITAIPLLLNSNETAILGMNPNIEEASKSLGANMFYTFTRVVIPNIAPGILAGGVLVLIRTIGEYTMSALLYGVFNRPISISMVTNMQEYKVGISLAYGVIVIAICYVALAVIFKLDKKRFL; encoded by the coding sequence ATGAAGAATAAAAAGGTGGGGATTTTTCGTTGGATTTGGTATGCGGTACTCGGTTTTTTGATTGTCGGCTATATTTTGATGCCGTTTTTTCAGACAGTTCTTCAGGCGGTGCAGACGGAAGACGGTTATAGTCTGCAGGTGTTCGGACAATTTTTCTCAAATCCAAATCAGAGAAAGGTGATTGGGAACACGGTTGTGCTCGGTGTACTGTCCGTGTTTACTTGCGGCGTAATCGGCATTATGCTGGCAATGTATATGACATTTCTGGTGGGAAAATGGAAAAAGGTTATTCACATTCTGCTCTTAAGTCCGATGATGATTCCGGGAGTCATCACTGTGATTTCGTTTATTCAGCTCTACGGTGAGAGTGGAATTTTAACGAAAGCAGTTCAATATGCATTGCATTTGGAGAAGATACCGTATGAATTTCAGGGGCTTGGCGCGATTGTGTTTGTCATCACTTATACACAGTATGTGTATTTTTACCTGAATGTGTATGTGGCGCTGAAATATGTGGACAATTCCGGAATTGAGGCGGCGCGGAGTATGGGAGCTTCGTGGTGGAAGATTTTTCGGGATGTGATCTGGCCGGTCATCACACCGGCGGTGCTGTCGTCTGCGATTGTCACATTTGCATCGGGAATCAGTGCATTTTCTGCTCCGAATTTAATTGGTGGAGGATATAAGGTGTTAAGCACACAGATTGTGCGTTCGAAGGCGAACAATCATATGGAAATGGCTTCTGTTCAGGTCATCGTTTTATTTTTAATCAGTCTGGCAGTGATGATGACCATTCAGTATTTCGGGAAACGATATAGAGGACAAAGCACAGAGCGAAGTACACCGATTCAGGCGGGAAAAGGACGGCGCAGTGTGCTTTCGATTGTGAGCAGACTGATTGTATTTTTGCAGATTGTGTTTATTATCCTTCCGATTGTCACAATTGTATATCTGTCTTTTACAGAGACAAGTTCTATCATGCAGGAAATTTTCCCACATGCATTCACATTGGAAAACTATCGGGTAATTTTTGAAAAACCGCGAGTACTAAAACCGCTACTGAATAGTTTGAAAATGTCGGCGATTGCGGTGGCAGTGGGACTTCTGATTACTGTTCCCAGTTCCTATATGCTTGTGAAATATAAAAATAAATTTCATACATTTTTGAAAGTATTGCTGCTGCTTCCGTGGACAATGCCGGCGAGTGTTGTGGCAATCAACTTAATTAATGCGTTTGGGCAGGAGACAATTTTTGCGTTTGGACAGTCGTTGATTGGCGGATTTGCGATTCTTCCGATTGCGTATACAATCACAGCGATTCCGCTGCTTTTAAATTCCAATGAGACGGCGATTTTGGGAATGAACCCGAACATTGAGGAGGCGTCAAAAAGTCTTGGTGCAAATATGTTTTATACATTTACCCGTGTTGTCATACCGAATATCGCTCCGGGTATCCTGGCAGGCGGAGTGCTGGTGTTGATTCGGACAATCGGCGAGTACACGATGTCTGCCCTGCTGTACGGTGTGTTCAACCGCCCAATCTCTATTTCTATGGTCACAAATATGCAGGAGTATAAAGTTGGAATTTCACTGGCGTATGGGGTGATTGTGATCGCGATATGCTATGTGGCATTGGCAGTAATATTCAAATTGGATAAAAAGAGATTTTTATAG
- a CDS encoding glucose-6-phosphate isomerase, with protein MGNKVTFDYSKASTFVAKHEVDYMSKLAMDAKELLLSRKGAGNDFLGWIDLPVDYDKEEFVRIQKAAEKIKNDSEVLLVIGIGGSYLGARAAIEFLRHSFYNVVSKEIRKTPEIYYVGNSISSTYLKHLIDVIGDRDFSVNMISKSGTTTEPAIAFRIFKEMLEKKYGKEEAAKRIYATTDKARGSLKNLANEEGYETFVVPDDVGGRFSVLTAVGLLPIAVSGADIEKLMEGAQAGRKEALENDFAENGALQYAAIRNILHRKGKAVEVLANYEPSLHYVSEWWKQLYGESEGKDQKGIFPASVDLTTDLHSMGQFIQDGSRIMFETVLNVEKATEELFIGEEPVDLDGLNYLAGKTVDFVNKSAMNGTVLAHTDGNVPNLMVTIPEQNEFYLGQLFYFFEFACGVSGYILGVNPFDQPGVESYKKNMFALLGKPGFEKEREELLKRL; from the coding sequence GTGGGAAATAAAGTCACATTTGACTATTCAAAAGCAAGTACATTTGTTGCAAAACATGAAGTAGATTATATGAGCAAGTTGGCAATGGATGCAAAGGAATTGCTCTTAAGCAGAAAAGGAGCAGGGAATGATTTCCTTGGATGGATTGATTTGCCGGTTGATTATGATAAAGAAGAATTTGTACGCATTCAGAAAGCGGCAGAGAAGATTAAAAATGATTCCGAGGTATTGCTCGTAATCGGTATCGGTGGTTCTTATCTGGGAGCCAGAGCTGCAATTGAATTTTTAAGACATAGTTTTTACAATGTTGTTTCAAAAGAGATTAGAAAGACACCTGAGATTTATTATGTTGGCAACAGCATCAGCAGCACATATCTCAAACATCTGATCGATGTAATCGGAGACAGAGATTTCTCTGTAAATATGATTTCCAAATCAGGAACAACAACAGAGCCTGCAATTGCATTCCGTATTTTCAAAGAAATGTTGGAGAAAAAATATGGAAAAGAGGAAGCTGCAAAGAGAATTTATGCGACAACAGATAAAGCGAGAGGATCATTGAAGAACCTTGCTAATGAGGAAGGATACGAGACATTCGTTGTTCCGGATGATGTCGGAGGACGTTTCTCTGTATTGACAGCGGTAGGTCTTCTTCCAATCGCAGTAAGCGGTGCAGATATCGAGAAATTGATGGAAGGTGCACAGGCTGGAAGAAAAGAAGCATTAGAAAATGATTTTGCTGAAAACGGTGCATTACAGTATGCGGCAATCCGTAATATTTTACACCGTAAAGGAAAAGCAGTTGAGGTACTTGCGAACTACGAGCCAAGTCTTCACTATGTGTCTGAATGGTGGAAACAGCTTTACGGAGAAAGTGAAGGAAAAGACCAGAAAGGTATTTTCCCTGCATCTGTAGATTTGACAACAGATCTTCACTCTATGGGACAGTTCATTCAGGATGGAAGCCGTATTATGTTTGAGACGGTATTGAATGTGGAGAAAGCAACAGAGGAGCTTTTCATCGGAGAAGAGCCGGTGGATTTGGATGGTCTGAACTATCTTGCAGGAAAGACAGTTGATTTCGTCAATAAGAGTGCGATGAACGGAACTGTTTTAGCACATACAGATGGAAATGTACCGAACTTAATGGTGACAATTCCAGAGCAGAACGAATTCTATCTTGGACAGTTATTTTACTTCTTTGAATTCGCCTGTGGCGTGAGTGGTTATATTTTAGGGGTGAACCCATTTGACCAACCGGGTGTGGAAAGCTACAAAAAGAATATGTTTGCTTTACTTGGAAAACCTGGTTTTGAAAAAGAAAGAGAAGAATTGTTAAAGAGATTATAA
- a CDS encoding PucR family transcriptional regulator, translating into MLSNQILHKPINDIHEIMGVDCSVWSMEGKCLAIAGMNEDRIKAGVDKFLKEGKDEQVCEDEAFFLIRDNYDAVYVLALHEVVEQVAIIGRLCISQFQNLIHAYKERLDKNHFFQNLLLDNLLLVDIFNQAKKLGIEVERRRVVFLIEPKNETDNIVLETMKGLYATGSKDFVTSVDEGHIILIKALETTEGYKELNMIAKSIVDTLTMEAMVNMRVAYGTIVNQLRDVSKSYKEAGMALDVGRIFYEQKNVLAYNELGIGRLIHQLPVSLCDMFLQEVFDGKAVDQFDEETLSTVNQFFQNNLNISETARQLYVHRNTLVYRLEKIQKLTGLDVRVFDDALTFKIAMMVSNHLKFLQSKE; encoded by the coding sequence TTGTTATCGAATCAAATATTGCACAAGCCCATCAATGATATACATGAGATTATGGGGGTGGATTGTTCCGTGTGGAGTATGGAGGGAAAATGCCTTGCCATTGCGGGAATGAACGAGGATAGAATTAAGGCTGGAGTAGACAAATTTCTGAAAGAAGGAAAAGATGAGCAGGTATGTGAAGATGAGGCATTTTTCCTGATTCGAGATAACTATGATGCAGTGTATGTCCTTGCGCTTCATGAGGTTGTAGAGCAGGTTGCGATTATCGGAAGACTTTGTATCAGTCAGTTCCAAAACCTGATACACGCATATAAAGAACGTTTGGATAAGAATCATTTTTTCCAGAATTTATTGCTTGATAATCTTCTGCTTGTGGATATTTTTAATCAGGCAAAAAAGCTTGGGATTGAAGTGGAGCGAAGAAGAGTTGTATTCTTGATTGAACCGAAAAATGAGACGGACAATATCGTTCTTGAGACGATGAAAGGTCTCTATGCAACCGGCTCTAAAGATTTTGTAACTTCAGTCGATGAAGGGCATATTATCCTGATTAAGGCGTTGGAGACGACCGAAGGATATAAAGAACTGAATATGATTGCAAAATCCATTGTCGATACATTGACGATGGAAGCGATGGTCAACATGAGGGTGGCATATGGCACGATCGTAAATCAGCTACGAGATGTATCAAAGTCATACAAAGAAGCGGGCATGGCGCTGGATGTGGGGCGGATTTTCTATGAGCAGAAAAATGTTCTTGCATACAATGAACTGGGTATCGGTCGTCTGATTCATCAGCTCCCGGTATCTTTGTGTGACATGTTTTTGCAGGAAGTGTTTGACGGAAAAGCGGTGGATCAGTTCGATGAGGAGACACTGAGTACGGTCAATCAGTTCTTCCAGAATAATCTAAATATCTCGGAAACGGCGCGGCAGCTTTATGTACATAGAAATACATTGGTATACCGCCTGGAGAAGATTCAGAAACTGACAGGGTTAGATGTCCGGGTATTTGACGATGCGCTCACATTTAAAATCGCTATGATGGTATCGAATCATCTGAAATTCTTGCAATCAAAAGAGTAG
- a CDS encoding extracellular solute-binding protein produces MKRKVLAALLAGVMVFSLTACGDKKDEKKDDTAKNGKTELEDSLVIYSTHSEEMLETICDAFTEETGVEVEFINLKGELADRVRSEKENPQADIMFGGDTATYMLLQEEGCYEPTTPSWADELADDYKDAKGYWYGTYKTPVVMFYNKELMSAEEAPKDWSDLVKEEYQGKIISRDSLSSSMRSTIAALVSFYSEKDGEDAAWDYVTKLNANTKNYYNSGSMMFQAIGKGEAAISMAVLDNVIDNRDNNKMPLEIIDATSGAITITDCIAAIKDAPHPNAAAEFIEFVGSKEGEELVANSFNRMPALDAALENAPEWMQTGYEPMKLDWSVISANQTDWLEKWETDILDASKAIAAE; encoded by the coding sequence ATGAAAAGAAAAGTATTGGCAGCATTGCTGGCTGGTGTGATGGTATTCTCTTTGACAGCATGTGGGGACAAGAAGGACGAGAAAAAAGATGACACAGCAAAGAACGGGAAAACAGAGTTAGAGGATTCTCTTGTCATTTATTCGACACACTCTGAGGAAATGTTGGAGACAATCTGTGACGCATTTACGGAAGAGACAGGTGTGGAAGTAGAGTTTATCAATTTGAAAGGAGAACTTGCAGACCGTGTCCGCAGTGAGAAAGAGAATCCGCAGGCAGATATCATGTTCGGGGGAGACACAGCGACATATATGCTTCTTCAGGAAGAAGGATGCTATGAGCCGACAACACCGTCATGGGCGGACGAGCTTGCAGATGATTATAAAGATGCAAAAGGATATTGGTATGGAACATATAAAACTCCGGTTGTTATGTTCTACAACAAAGAGTTGATGAGCGCTGAGGAAGCGCCGAAGGACTGGAGCGACCTTGTGAAAGAAGAATATCAGGGAAAAATCATTTCCCGTGATTCCTTATCTTCTTCTATGAGATCTACAATTGCAGCGTTAGTTTCATTCTATTCTGAAAAAGACGGTGAGGATGCGGCGTGGGATTATGTGACAAAACTGAATGCAAATACAAAGAACTATTATAACAGTGGAAGTATGATGTTCCAGGCGATCGGAAAAGGTGAGGCTGCGATTTCTATGGCAGTTTTGGACAACGTGATCGACAATAGAGACAACAACAAGATGCCTTTGGAGATCATCGATGCAACAAGCGGGGCAATCACAATCACAGACTGTATCGCGGCAATCAAAGATGCGCCACACCCAAATGCGGCGGCAGAATTTATCGAGTTTGTGGGAAGCAAAGAGGGAGAAGAGCTGGTGGCCAATTCATTCAACCGTATGCCGGCTTTAGATGCGGCTTTAGAAAATGCCCCGGAATGGATGCAGACAGGATATGAGCCGATGAAATTAGACTGGTCAGTGATCAGTGCAAATCAGACAGACTGGTTAGAAAAATGGGAGACAGACATTCTTGATGCAAGCAAAGCGATTGCAGCCGAGTAA
- a CDS encoding 5'-methylthioadenosine/adenosylhomocysteine nucleosidase, with protein MIGIIGAMEEEVAALKEAMTIEENVTFASMDFCKGTLCGKAVVVVRSGIGKVNAAICTQILVDKFGVDTLINTGIAGSLDANIDIGDMVISTDAVEHDMDASIFGDPIGQVPRMDTFSFPADSELVEKAKAANEEANPDIHTFVGRIVSGDQFVSSAEVKEKLVSNFGAKCTEMEGAAIAHAAYLNKVSCVIIRAISDKADNSATMDYPEFEKQAITHSVRLVKSLLPRL; from the coding sequence ATGATAGGTATTATAGGAGCGATGGAGGAGGAAGTAGCCGCGTTAAAAGAGGCTATGACAATTGAAGAAAATGTCACATTTGCGTCTATGGATTTCTGTAAGGGAACATTGTGTGGAAAAGCAGTTGTTGTTGTCAGAAGCGGGATTGGAAAAGTCAATGCTGCAATCTGCACACAGATTTTAGTAGATAAATTTGGAGTGGATACATTGATCAACACAGGAATTGCCGGTTCTTTAGATGCCAATATTGATATCGGAGATATGGTAATTTCTACGGATGCGGTAGAGCATGATATGGATGCAAGCATTTTTGGAGATCCAATCGGACAGGTGCCGCGGATGGATACATTTTCGTTTCCGGCAGATTCGGAATTGGTAGAAAAAGCGAAAGCTGCCAACGAAGAGGCGAATCCGGATATCCACACATTCGTAGGACGTATTGTGAGTGGAGATCAGTTCGTGTCTTCCGCGGAGGTGAAAGAGAAATTAGTATCTAATTTCGGAGCGAAATGTACAGAGATGGAGGGGGCTGCGATTGCGCATGCAGCTTACTTAAATAAAGTTTCGTGCGTCATTATCCGAGCAATTTCGGACAAAGCCGACAACAGTGCGACGATGGACTATCCGGAGTTTGAAAAGCAGGCAATCACACATTCTGTAAGGCTTGTGAAGAGTTTGTTGCCACGATTATAA
- the nspC gene encoding carboxynorspermidine decarboxylase, whose translation MRRNELPTPCYVIQEEQLRQNLEILKGVMDRTGCKILLAQKAFSMYEVYPLIAQYLSGTTASGLYEARLGAEEMGIPFGKETHIFSPAYKEEEFDEILTYCDHIVFNSFEQLERFGKRAAEAGKSVGLRINPQYSTQEGHEIYDPCATGSRLGVTIEKFRPELLEYVDGLHFHALCEQDAQPLHDTLKEVERQFGEWLPKMKWLNFGGGHHITREGYDIALLERCICDMKEKYDLEIFLEPGEAVALNAGVLLTKVEEIVENSIQIAILDTSAACHMPDVLEMPYRPPLQDGYEGEEKAYTYRLAGPTCLAGDVIGDYSFAEPLKRGDTLTFEDMAIYTMVKNNTFNGMRLPAIVLEDKDGECRVVRQFGYEDFKMRL comes from the coding sequence ATGAGAAGAAATGAACTTCCAACACCGTGTTATGTCATTCAGGAAGAACAGCTCAGACAAAATCTTGAGATACTAAAAGGTGTGATGGACAGAACCGGATGTAAAATCCTGCTTGCCCAGAAAGCATTTTCCATGTATGAGGTGTATCCACTGATTGCGCAATACCTTTCGGGAACAACAGCCAGTGGTTTGTACGAGGCAAGACTTGGGGCGGAAGAGATGGGAATTCCGTTTGGAAAGGAAACGCATATTTTTTCACCTGCCTATAAGGAAGAAGAATTTGATGAGATTTTAACTTACTGCGATCACATTGTATTTAATTCTTTTGAACAGCTGGAACGATTTGGAAAGAGAGCGGCTGAGGCGGGAAAAAGTGTAGGACTTCGCATTAATCCACAGTATTCAACACAGGAGGGACACGAGATCTATGATCCATGTGCCACTGGATCGAGGCTTGGGGTGACGATTGAGAAATTCAGACCGGAGCTTTTGGAATATGTTGATGGTCTGCATTTTCATGCGTTGTGTGAGCAGGATGCGCAGCCTTTACATGACACCCTGAAAGAAGTGGAAAGACAGTTCGGGGAATGGCTGCCGAAGATGAAATGGCTGAATTTTGGCGGCGGACATCATATCACGAGAGAGGGCTATGACATCGCATTATTGGAGCGGTGTATTTGTGATATGAAAGAAAAATATGACTTGGAGATTTTTCTGGAACCGGGAGAGGCGGTAGCCTTAAATGCCGGTGTACTGCTTACGAAAGTAGAAGAAATTGTGGAAAACAGCATACAGATTGCGATTTTGGACACGTCCGCAGCATGTCATATGCCGGATGTGCTTGAGATGCCATACCGTCCGCCGCTTCAGGACGGCTATGAGGGGGAGGAGAAGGCATATACTTACCGCCTTGCAGGACCGACCTGCCTTGCGGGAGATGTAATCGGTGACTATTCATTTGCGGAGCCGCTAAAAAGAGGTGATACACTCACATTTGAAGATATGGCAATCTACACGATGGTCAAAAACAATACATTCAATGGAATGCGTCTGCCGGCAATTGTATTGGAAGATAAGGATGGAGAATGCCGGGTGGTTCGACAGTTCGGATACGAAGATTTTAAGATGAGATTATAG
- the speB gene encoding agmatinase — protein MLNKNIVTFIGCESEYEDAKIVLYGAPFDSTTSFRPGTRFGSAAIRNESFGLETYSPYQDKELTEYCVFDSGDLELPMGSAKKSLEMIEERCRVILKDGKVPFMIGGEHLVTLGSMRAAVEKYPNLHIIHFDAHADLRDEYLDVKESHACVMRRCWELVGDGKIYQFGIRSGDREEFLWSKEGHVTMHPFDLNGLEDAIEALKGKPVYFTVDLDVLDPSVFPGTGTPEAGGVSFKELLDAIIKVCEGCNVIGCDVNELSPHYDQSGVSTAVAGKIVREFLIALAK, from the coding sequence ATGTTGAATAAAAATATTGTGACGTTTATAGGATGCGAGTCTGAGTATGAAGATGCAAAGATTGTGCTTTACGGAGCGCCGTTTGACTCGACAACGTCTTTTCGTCCAGGCACAAGATTTGGAAGTGCCGCGATCAGAAATGAGTCTTTTGGTCTGGAGACATACAGTCCGTATCAGGACAAAGAACTGACAGAGTATTGTGTGTTTGACAGCGGAGATCTGGAACTGCCGATGGGAAGTGCAAAGAAGTCTCTTGAGATGATAGAAGAACGATGCCGTGTGATTTTGAAGGATGGTAAAGTTCCGTTTATGATCGGCGGAGAGCATTTGGTGACACTTGGCAGTATGAGAGCGGCGGTTGAGAAATACCCCAATCTTCATATCATACACTTTGACGCGCATGCGGATCTTAGAGATGAATATCTGGATGTGAAAGAGTCACATGCATGTGTGATGAGACGGTGCTGGGAACTTGTAGGTGACGGCAAAATTTATCAGTTTGGTATTCGCTCAGGTGACAGAGAAGAATTTCTGTGGTCGAAAGAAGGACATGTGACGATGCATCCGTTTGACCTGAATGGGTTGGAAGATGCGATAGAGGCATTAAAAGGGAAACCGGTGTATTTCACAGTGGATCTGGATGTGTTAGATCCGTCTGTATTTCCGGGGACAGGAACGCCGGAGGCTGGTGGAGTGAGTTTTAAAGAGCTTTTGGATGCGATTATAAAGGTATGCGAAGGCTGTAATGTCATCGGATGTGATGTGAACGAACTTAGTCCGCACTATGATCAAAGCGGCGTGTCAACTGCGGTGGCAGGAAAGATTGTGAGAGAATTTTTAATTGCATTGGCAAAATAA
- a CDS encoding saccharopine dehydrogenase family protein, giving the protein MGKILIIGCGGVASVAIQKCCQVSEVFTEMCIASRTVSKCEALKEKLEGKTNTKITTAQVDADNVDELIALIEKEKPEVVLNLALPYQDLTIMDACLATKVHYIDTANYEPEDTAKFEYKWQWAYRERFEEAGITALLGSGFDPGVTSVFSAYALKHYFDEINYIDIMDCNAGDHGYPFATNFNPEINIREVSAKGSYWEDGHWVETEPMEIKRVYNFPEVGEKDMYLLHHEEIESLALNIPGIKRIRFFMTFGQSYLTHLKCLENVGMTSIEPIMYEGKEIIPLQFLKAVLPDPASLGPRTVGKTNIGCIFIGKKDGKEKKLYIYNVCDHQECYKEVGSQAISYTTGVPAMIGAMMIMNGTWNKAGVYNIEEFDPDPFMEALNKYGLPWKISEDPELID; this is encoded by the coding sequence ATGGGAAAAATATTAATTATTGGCTGTGGCGGTGTAGCAAGTGTGGCAATTCAAAAATGTTGTCAGGTAAGTGAAGTATTTACAGAGATGTGTATTGCAAGCCGTACCGTTTCAAAATGTGAGGCTTTAAAAGAAAAACTGGAAGGAAAGACAAATACAAAGATTACAACAGCACAGGTAGATGCTGACAATGTAGATGAGCTGATTGCGTTGATTGAAAAAGAAAAACCGGAAGTAGTGCTCAATCTTGCACTTCCATATCAGGATCTGACAATCATGGACGCATGTCTTGCGACAAAAGTACACTATATTGATACAGCGAATTATGAGCCGGAAGATACAGCAAAATTTGAATACAAGTGGCAGTGGGCATATCGTGAAAGATTTGAGGAGGCTGGTATCACAGCGCTTCTTGGAAGTGGATTTGACCCGGGAGTGACAAGTGTATTTTCTGCATATGCATTGAAACACTATTTTGATGAGATCAATTATATTGATATTATGGATTGTAATGCGGGAGACCACGGTTATCCGTTTGCGACAAACTTCAACCCGGAGATCAACATTCGCGAGGTGTCTGCAAAAGGTTCCTACTGGGAAGATGGTCACTGGGTAGAGACAGAGCCGATGGAAATCAAACGTGTTTACAATTTCCCGGAAGTTGGAGAGAAGGATATGTACCTTCTTCATCATGAAGAGATCGAATCTCTTGCATTGAATATACCTGGAATTAAGAGAATCCGTTTCTTTATGACATTTGGACAGAGTTACCTGACACATTTAAAATGTTTGGAAAACGTAGGAATGACTTCTATTGAACCGATCATGTATGAAGGAAAAGAGATTATTCCGCTTCAGTTCTTAAAAGCAGTACTTCCGGATCCGGCGTCATTGGGACCTCGTACAGTTGGTAAGACAAATATCGGATGTATTTTCATCGGGAAAAAAGATGGAAAAGAAAAGAAACTTTATATTTACAATGTATGTGATCATCAGGAATGCTACAAAGAGGTGGGCTCTCAGGCAATCTCTTACACAACAGGAGTTCCGGCTATGATCGGTGCGATGATGATCATGAACGGAACATGGAACAAAGCAGGTGTATATAATATTGAAGAGTTTGATCCGGATCCATTCATGGAAGCGCTGAACAAATATGGACTGCCATGGAAAATCAGTGAAGATCCGGAATTGATTGATTAA
- a CDS encoding ABC transporter ATP-binding protein, which translates to MSDIFLKNISHSYDKKENSVLKNVNLTIKKGEFFTLLGPSGCGKTTLLRILAGFIQPTEGQVCIGEQDITVLQPEKRNMGIVFQNYALFPNMTVRDNIAYGVKIRKYPKQKIKEKCDYYMELSGLKEFEHRRIQELSGGQQQRVAIARALVIEPSMLLLDEPMSNLDVALRVRMREEIRAIQKKIGITTLFITHDQQEALAISDKIAVMRDGEVLQVGEPEEIYNRPNQEFVANFVGVSNKIVRGDYEFFGIVGEVDRPYIFVRPEEFSISGDGKCGISGCITEVKFGGMYYDYTIQAENQDYRVVQMNEGAGMKVWQVGDNVCLQLKNKDGVVKRYEE; encoded by the coding sequence ATGAGCGATATTTTTTTGAAGAACATTTCACATTCTTATGATAAAAAAGAGAATTCGGTTTTGAAGAATGTGAATCTGACGATAAAAAAAGGGGAATTTTTCACGTTGCTTGGACCTTCCGGATGTGGAAAGACAACGCTTTTGCGCATTTTGGCCGGATTTATACAGCCGACGGAAGGACAGGTGTGTATCGGGGAGCAAGACATTACGGTGCTGCAGCCGGAGAAGAGAAACATGGGAATTGTATTTCAAAACTATGCCCTGTTTCCGAATATGACGGTGCGGGACAACATTGCGTATGGAGTGAAGATTCGGAAATACCCGAAACAGAAAATCAAAGAGAAATGTGACTATTATATGGAACTGTCCGGTTTGAAGGAATTTGAGCATCGGAGAATTCAGGAATTGTCCGGAGGACAGCAGCAGCGTGTGGCGATTGCGAGAGCGCTTGTGATTGAGCCGAGTATGTTGCTTTTGGACGAGCCAATGTCCAATCTGGATGTGGCTCTGCGTGTGAGAATGCGGGAAGAAATTCGAGCAATTCAGAAAAAGATTGGTATCACGACATTGTTCATCACACATGATCAGCAGGAAGCGTTGGCGATTTCCGATAAAATCGCTGTGATGCGGGACGGAGAGGTGCTGCAGGTAGGAGAGCCGGAAGAGATTTATAACAGGCCGAATCAGGAGTTTGTCGCAAATTTTGTCGGGGTGTCCAATAAAATTGTTCGGGGAGATTATGAGTTTTTCGGAATTGTGGGAGAGGTGGACAGACCTTATATTTTTGTCCGCCCGGAGGAATTTTCAATCAGTGGAGATGGAAAGTGCGGAATTTCAGGCTGCATTACAGAAGTGAAATTCGGAGGAATGTATTACGATTATACAATTCAGGCGGAAAATCAGGACTATCGCGTGGTGCAGATGAATGAGGGAGCAGGCATGAAAGTATGGCAGGTGGGCGACAATGTTTGTCTGCAGTTGAAAAATAAGGACGGAGTAGTGAAGCGGTATGAAGAATAA